The following coding sequences lie in one Isoalcanivorax indicus genomic window:
- a CDS encoding zinc-dependent alcohol dehydrogenase family protein: protein MKLLKAQYDIRGPVPQDVIHPVPFDKPVPGAGQVLIEVLAAPINPSDIMTLTGEYGMLPPLPAVGGNEGVGRIIELGPEVRHPSVGQVVLLPVGSGTWTTHMLVEARALVPLPDTIDPRQLAMIAINPPTASLLLTEFVDLHAGDWVIQNAANSSVGGYLIQLAKIRGFRTINVVRRQAAVEAVRKLGGDVVLVDGPDLRKQVRAAVSKGDIRLGIDAVGGEASDRLASCLAPGGTVVNYGRMSGDPCQVSSQSLIFNDVRLVGFWLARWFQTTSQPQQMALFSDLTRLMAAGALHAPVQATYGIEQIQEAVAAAAAGERDGKILIVPQGGAG, encoded by the coding sequence GGCCTGTACCCCAGGACGTGATCCACCCGGTGCCGTTCGACAAGCCGGTGCCCGGGGCCGGGCAGGTGCTCATCGAGGTGCTGGCCGCCCCCATCAATCCGTCGGATATCATGACGCTGACCGGCGAGTACGGCATGTTGCCGCCCTTGCCGGCGGTGGGGGGTAACGAAGGTGTGGGGCGCATCATCGAACTGGGGCCGGAGGTGCGCCATCCGTCTGTCGGGCAGGTGGTCTTGCTGCCGGTGGGCAGCGGCACCTGGACCACACACATGCTGGTAGAGGCGCGCGCCCTGGTGCCGCTGCCAGACACCATTGACCCGCGGCAACTGGCCATGATCGCCATCAATCCGCCCACGGCCTCCCTGCTGTTGACCGAGTTCGTCGATCTGCACGCGGGTGACTGGGTCATCCAGAATGCTGCCAATTCGAGTGTCGGGGGGTACCTGATCCAGTTGGCGAAGATTCGCGGTTTCCGCACCATCAATGTGGTGCGCCGCCAGGCAGCGGTCGAGGCGGTGCGCAAGCTCGGCGGGGATGTCGTGCTGGTCGATGGTCCGGATCTGCGCAAGCAGGTGCGGGCCGCCGTCAGCAAGGGAGATATCCGTCTCGGGATCGATGCTGTCGGGGGTGAGGCCAGTGACCGGCTGGCGTCGTGCCTGGCACCGGGCGGCACCGTGGTGAATTACGGCCGCATGAGCGGCGACCCCTGCCAGGTGTCGTCGCAGTCGCTGATTTTCAATGATGTGCGGCTGGTGGGCTTCTGGCTGGCGCGCTGGTTCCAGACCACGTCGCAGCCTCAGCAGATGGCGCTGTTCAGCGATCTGACGCGGCTGATGGCGGCGGGTGCCTTGCATGCGCCGGTGCAGGCGACCTACGGCATCGAGCAGATACAGGAAGCCGTGGCGGCTGCGGCGGCCGGTGAGCGTGATGGCAAGATACTGATCGTGCCGCAGGGCGGTGCGGGCTGA